A section of the Candidatus Palauibacter scopulicola genome encodes:
- a CDS encoding FG-GAP-like repeat-containing protein gives MTRPGSSRRKSASHPSRAAGPRVAGRCASSAPSAAACLLLTASVACGPADFSAPAQPEAWTEVPGARWRPLAVEGGGAGFTAVPPTWSGLDFGNALSDASFLENQMRGNGSGVAAGDVNGDGRPDLYLARLEGPNALYINLGDWRFREAAAESGVAAGDRFSTGATFVDVDGDGDLDLLLTSIEGPKSLFLNDGAGRFTEAPEAGLLDSRGGMSSALADIDGDGDLDLYLTRYKSRSVLDLFPGDEVAFPNTVRRAGREFEVVERFAGHYELAWRADGVVRLERGEADELYLNEFNAGAGGAGGGFRHVPFSSGAFLDADGAPLEAAPTEWGLAARFGDLDADGDPDLYVANDLHSPDRLWINRGDGTFRPPPPHALPTTSASSMAVDFSDVDRDGDADVFVLDMLARDSRSRKTQDPVSRVEHTPPGEAAGAQQVNRNTLLASRGDGTWAEVGRQAGVEASGWSWSALFLDVDLDGFEDLLIPNGHIRDLMDADTQISIREAGLSGERESTLLYRPLPLYNVAFRNRGGAGFEEVGRAWGVAPEPDVSHGAALADFDGDGDLDAVVNRLDRPALLLRNDAAAPRLAVRLRGEAPNTAGVGATVWLEVEGLPRQTKEVAAGGGYLSGSEALVSFAMGDAAQGTLGVDWRGGGRSVVRVDGADRLYEVLEVEASGVGAVAPPPSPVAAPWFELDERFGPIHDEPPFAEVARQPLLPLRLSRMGPSVAWHDLDGDGDPDLLLGSGAGAAPVLFRNDGGTLVRVTLAGPRAPVDQTAVIPLPAGDTARVLLGLSSYEAPPAEVAQVPAVVSAEWPGDAMTGVALTPLNRGVAPGSAGSVGPLAAADYDLDGRLDLFAGARVVPGGYPLAGPSRVFRGRPGGGFEEDRRDAAVFGRLGMVTGAVFTDYDLDGDPDLALSIEWGPVRLLRNDRGRFSDVTEDVGLSEHRGRWNAVSAGDFDGDGRPDLVAVSWGDNTEYRPTPGTPLELHFGDVDRNGTLDLVEAQRDERLGASAPLGALGRLAEHIPPVGGRVPTRAAYAEADVGEALGAWPEGRLEAAELRHMVFLNRGDRFEAAPLPREAQQAPSLGVLVADANGDGREDLFLSQNFFATDEDTPRYDAGRGLWLEGDGRGGFRPVPGQESGVAAYGDQRGAAAADIDGDGRLDFVLGINGGAARLFRGAGTSPGLRVRVAGTAENRHGIGAVLRVVYADGLGPAREVRAGSGTGSHDDPVQILGLSGDPVAIEVRWPGGAVERVEITPGAREVTVGPP, from the coding sequence ATGACCCGCCCCGGCAGCTCGCGGCGAAAGTCCGCGTCGCACCCGTCTCGGGCCGCCGGGCCGCGGGTCGCCGGCCGTTGCGCCTCCAGCGCGCCGTCGGCCGCGGCCTGCCTGCTGCTGACGGCTTCGGTAGCCTGCGGCCCGGCGGACTTCTCCGCGCCCGCGCAGCCCGAGGCGTGGACGGAAGTACCGGGCGCCCGCTGGCGGCCCCTCGCAGTGGAGGGCGGCGGCGCCGGGTTCACCGCGGTGCCGCCCACCTGGTCCGGGCTCGACTTCGGCAACGCGCTCTCGGACGCGAGCTTCCTCGAGAACCAGATGCGGGGGAACGGCTCGGGGGTTGCGGCGGGCGACGTGAACGGGGATGGCCGGCCCGACCTCTACCTGGCCCGCCTCGAGGGCCCGAACGCCCTCTACATCAACCTCGGGGACTGGCGGTTCCGTGAGGCGGCGGCGGAGAGCGGGGTCGCCGCGGGGGACCGTTTCTCGACCGGCGCCACCTTCGTGGACGTGGACGGAGACGGTGACCTCGACCTCCTTCTCACCTCCATCGAGGGCCCGAAGTCCCTCTTCCTGAACGATGGGGCGGGGCGTTTCACGGAGGCGCCCGAAGCGGGACTGCTGGACTCGCGCGGGGGGATGTCGAGCGCGCTGGCCGACATCGACGGGGACGGGGATCTCGACCTCTACCTCACGCGCTACAAGAGCCGCTCCGTCCTCGATCTCTTTCCCGGGGACGAGGTCGCCTTCCCGAACACGGTGCGACGCGCGGGGCGGGAGTTCGAGGTCGTGGAGCGCTTCGCCGGCCACTACGAACTGGCGTGGCGGGCGGACGGCGTGGTGCGGCTCGAGAGGGGGGAGGCCGACGAACTCTACCTGAACGAGTTCAACGCGGGCGCGGGCGGCGCAGGCGGCGGCTTCCGGCACGTGCCGTTCTCCTCCGGCGCCTTCCTCGACGCCGACGGCGCGCCGCTGGAAGCCGCCCCGACCGAATGGGGGCTGGCGGCCCGGTTCGGGGATCTGGACGCCGACGGGGACCCGGACCTCTACGTCGCGAACGACCTGCACAGCCCCGACCGGCTGTGGATCAACCGGGGGGACGGGACCTTCCGCCCGCCGCCGCCCCACGCGCTGCCCACGACGAGCGCCTCCTCGATGGCGGTGGACTTCTCGGACGTCGACCGGGACGGGGACGCGGACGTGTTCGTGCTCGACATGCTGGCCCGCGACTCGCGGTCGAGGAAGACGCAGGACCCGGTGTCGCGCGTGGAGCACACGCCGCCCGGCGAGGCCGCCGGGGCGCAGCAGGTGAACCGCAACACGCTGCTGGCCAGCCGCGGGGACGGCACCTGGGCGGAGGTCGGGCGCCAGGCGGGGGTCGAGGCGTCCGGGTGGTCGTGGTCGGCGCTCTTCCTCGACGTGGACCTGGACGGGTTCGAGGACCTCCTCATCCCGAACGGCCACATCCGGGACCTGATGGACGCGGACACGCAGATCTCGATCCGCGAGGCCGGCCTCTCGGGCGAGCGCGAGTCCACCCTCCTGTACCGGCCGCTGCCGCTGTACAACGTGGCGTTCCGGAACCGGGGCGGGGCCGGGTTCGAGGAGGTGGGGCGGGCGTGGGGCGTGGCGCCGGAGCCGGATGTGTCGCACGGGGCGGCGCTGGCGGATTTCGACGGGGACGGAGACCTGGACGCGGTCGTGAACCGGCTCGACCGCCCGGCCCTGCTGCTGCGCAACGACGCCGCGGCGCCCCGGCTGGCGGTCCGCCTGCGGGGAGAGGCGCCGAACACGGCCGGAGTCGGGGCCACGGTGTGGCTCGAAGTCGAGGGTCTGCCGCGCCAGACGAAGGAGGTCGCGGCGGGCGGCGGATATCTCTCGGGTTCGGAGGCGCTCGTCTCGTTCGCCATGGGAGACGCCGCCCAGGGCACGCTGGGCGTGGATTGGCGCGGCGGGGGGCGGTCGGTGGTGCGCGTGGACGGCGCGGACCGGCTGTACGAGGTGTTGGAGGTGGAGGCGTCCGGCGTTGGGGCCGTCGCTCCGCCACCCTCCCCGGTCGCGGCACCGTGGTTCGAGCTGGACGAGCGTTTCGGGCCGATCCACGACGAGCCGCCGTTCGCCGAGGTGGCGCGGCAGCCGCTCCTCCCGCTGCGCCTGTCCCGCATGGGGCCGAGCGTGGCGTGGCACGACCTGGACGGCGACGGGGACCCAGACCTGCTGCTGGGCTCGGGCGCCGGCGCGGCGCCGGTGCTGTTCCGGAACGACGGGGGCACGCTCGTCCGCGTGACGCTGGCCGGGCCGCGGGCGCCGGTGGACCAGACCGCGGTGATCCCGCTCCCCGCGGGGGACACGGCGAGGGTGCTGCTCGGGCTGTCCAGCTACGAGGCGCCGCCGGCCGAGGTGGCGCAGGTGCCGGCCGTCGTGTCTGCGGAGTGGCCAGGGGACGCGATGACGGGCGTGGCGCTGACCCCCCTCAACCGCGGCGTGGCGCCAGGTTCAGCGGGGTCGGTGGGCCCGCTGGCCGCCGCCGACTACGACCTTGACGGACGGCTCGATCTCTTCGCGGGCGCGCGGGTCGTGCCGGGCGGCTACCCGCTCGCCGGGCCCTCCCGGGTGTTCCGGGGCCGTCCGGGCGGCGGCTTCGAGGAGGACCGGCGGGACGCGGCGGTCTTCGGGAGGCTGGGCATGGTGACCGGCGCCGTGTTCACGGACTACGACCTGGACGGCGACCCGGACCTCGCGCTCTCCATCGAGTGGGGCCCCGTGCGGCTGCTCCGGAACGACCGGGGGCGGTTCTCCGACGTCACGGAAGATGTGGGACTGAGCGAGCACCGCGGGCGCTGGAACGCCGTATCCGCGGGCGACTTCGACGGCGATGGGCGCCCGGACCTGGTGGCGGTCTCCTGGGGGGACAACACCGAATACCGCCCGACGCCCGGGACCCCGCTCGAACTCCATTTTGGCGACGTGGACCGCAACGGAACCCTCGACCTCGTGGAGGCGCAGCGGGACGAACGGCTCGGCGCGTCCGCGCCTCTGGGTGCGCTGGGCCGGCTCGCCGAGCACATCCCGCCGGTGGGCGGACGCGTGCCAACGCGCGCGGCCTACGCCGAGGCGGATGTCGGCGAGGCGCTGGGCGCGTGGCCGGAGGGTCGGCTGGAGGCGGCGGAACTGCGGCACATGGTGTTCCTGAACCGGGGCGACCGCTTCGAGGCGGCGCCGCTCCCGCGCGAGGCGCAGCAGGCCCCTTCGCTGGGCGTCCTGGTGGCGGACGCCAACGGAGACGGCCGCGAGGACCTGTTCCTGTCCCAGAACTTCTTCGCCACGGACGAAGACACGCCGCGCTACGACGCGGGGCGGGGGCTGTGGCTCGAGGGCGACGGGCGCGGCGGGTTCCGCCCGGTCCCGGGACAGGAGTCGGGGGTCGCCGCCTACGGAGACCAGCGCGGCGCCGCGGCCGCGGACATCGACGGCGACGGCCGCCTCGATTTCGTGCTCGGGATCAACGGAGGCGCGGCACGACTGTTTCGCGGCGCCGGAACGTCGCCCGGCCTGCGGGTCCGTGTCGCCGGGACGGCGGAGAACCGCCACGGAATCGGAGCCGTCCTGCGCGTGGTGTACGCCGACGGCCTCGGCCCCGCGCGCGAAGTGAGGGCCGGATCCGGGACCGGCTCCCACGACGACCCCGTGCAGATCCTCGGCCTCTCGGGCGATCCCGTGGCGATCGAGGTCCGGTGGCCCGGAGGCGCCGTCGAACGCGTCGAGATCACTCCGGGCGCCCGCGAGGTCACCGTCGGCCCGCCCTGA